A stretch of DNA from Rhizobacter sp.:
CCACATCGAAGGGCAGCTGATCGGGCGCGCCAGCGTAGCTGTGGCGCAGCGGGATGTAGGCCGCCTCGCCCGGGCTCACGCTGAGCGAGATGCCGACGATCTGCGCGGCCATCGGGTCGAGCGAATCGGTCTCGGTGTCGATGGCCGCGAGCGGCGCCGACTCCACCTTGTCGGCCCACAGCTCCAGCTCCTCCGGGGTGAGCACGGTGGTGTAGCTGCGGCTGATGGCGTGCTTGGCCACCATCGGCGTCGGGTTGGCGAGCACGGCGGGCGCCTCGGCCGCGGGGCTGCCGCCACCGAGTGCCTCTTCCAGCTCGCGCTTCCAGGTCTTGAAGCCGTAGCGGGTGTAGAAGTCGAGCAGCGCCTCGCGGTTGACGGGCTGCAGCGCCAGCGATTCGAGCGCCGGCCAGCCGGGCACGTGCGCGGCGAAGTCGCAATCGGTCTTGACCGTCACGAGCTTGCGGCCCATCGGCAACCACTCGAGCGCCTTGCGCAGGTTCTCGCCGGCCACGCCCTTCACCTTGTCGGCTGCGGCGATCACGCCATCGAGCGAGCCGTGTTCGGCGATCCACTTCGCGGCCGTCTTCGGGCCAACCTTCTCGACGCCCGGCACGTTGTCGACCGCATCGCCCATCAGCGTGAGGTAGTCGACGATGCGCTCGGGCGGCACGCCGAACTTCTCGGTCACGCCGGCCACGTCGAGCTTCTCGTTGCTCATGGTGTTCATGAGCGTCACGTGCTCGTTGACGAGTTGCGCCAGATCCTTGTCGCCGGTGGAGATGATGACCCTCTGCCCCGCCTTGGCGGCGATGCACGAGAGCGTGCCGATCACGTCGTCGGCCTCCACGCCGTCGACCATCATCACCGGCCAGCCGAGCAGCTTCACCACTTCATGGATGGGCTCGATCTGCTGCACCAGCGGCTCGGGCATGGGCGAGCGATGGGCCTTGTACTCGGGGTACCAGTCGTCGCGGAAGGTCTTGCCCGGCGCGTCGAACACGCACACCGCGTGCGAGGGTTTCACGTCCTGCACGGCCTTCTTCATCATCGCCACCATGCCGTGGATCGCTCCGGTGGGCACGCCGCCCGGCCCGCGCAGATCGGGCAGCGCGTGATAGGCGCGGTAGAGGTAGCTGGAGCCATCGACCAGCAGCAGCGGGCCGTCGTCGGGAAGCAGGGGCAGGTTCATGGCGCGGATTGTCGGGGAAGCGACTGGCCCTGCAGCCCTGCTGCCATTTCGGCCCCATGCCACCCAAGCGGGTGTGGCCATGCAGCGGCTCGTCACCCGACGGTGGGCTGGGCAGGCCGGGCCGCGGTGCATAGCCTTGCGGGCTTCAACTCCTGCCCTGCCCCATGCCGCTGCGATTCGATCCTCTCCGCCGCGCGCTGCTGATATCGCTCAGCGCCGCGCCCTTCATGCCGCAAGCCGCCCACGCGGGTGGCCCACGCCCGTTGATGCTGGCCGGTGTCTATCGCGCAGGCATGTCCTTGCAGGGCTGGTGGGTCAGCGAGAAGTACGACGGCGTGCGCGCCTACTGGGACGGCCAAGCCCTCTGGACGCGCCACGGCCACCGCATCCACGCGCCGGCGTGGTTCACCCACGGCTGGCCTGCACAGCCGATGGATGGCGAGCTGTGGGCCGGCCATGGCCGCTTCACGAGCGCCGCCTCGGCCGCCGCGCGCGACTTGCCCGACGACACGGCCTGGCGCACGCTGCGCTACATGGTCTTCGACCTGCCGGCTGAAACGGGCTCGTTCGACACGCGCATCGCCCAGCTTCGCCGCGCCCTGCCACGCTCGCACGCCACGCTGCAGGCCGTGGCACAGCACGAGGCCACCAGCGAGGCCGCGCTGCAGGCGCTGCTACACGACACGGTGCACCGCGGCGGCGAAGGGCTGGTGCTCCACCGTGGCGCATCTGCGTACCGCGGCGAGCGCAGCGACGACCTGCTCAAGCTCAAGCCCCACCTCGACGCCGAGGCCACCGTGGTCGGCCACGTGCCGGGCCGCGGCAAGTACGACGGCCTCGTAGGTGCGCTGCTCGTGGAAACCCCGCAAGGCCTGCGCTTCAAGCTCGGCAGCGGGCTGCGGGATGCCGACCGTGTGTCGCCCCCCGCCATCGGCAGCCAGGTCACCTACCGCTACCGGGGCCTGCATCCGGATGGCGTGCCGCGCTTTGCGAGCTTCGTCCGCATACGCGCTGCCAATGAATAATGGCGGCCCCGCGGAGGGCGGGTACACCAACATGAAGAGGGAGTCATGAAGAATCACTTCGTCGGCCTCGCGGCCGTTGCCGCCTGCGCCCTGTCGTCGGGCGCCTCAGCCCAAACCTACGCCAGCGTGGCCGGCGGGCAGGGTCGGATCGCGGTCGAATGTGCCGGCGCATCCGCCTGCGACACCCAGGCAGACGCGTACCGCTTCCTCGCCGGCCGTCGGTTCGCCGGAGGCATCTCCGCCGAAGTCGGCCTCATCGACTTTGGCGAGGCCACCCGCTACGACGGCGCAGGCTCCATCGACTACGTCGTCACCGGCATCACCGCGGGCGCAGCCGTCGATGCGCCGATCAGCTCCTCGTTCGGCTTCTTCACCCGCCTGGGCCTCGCCATGCTGAGGACGCAGGTGCGCTCCTCCACCGACAACACCGTGGCGCCCTATGTGGGCCTCGGGCTCTACGTCACCCCGTGGCAGAACATCCGCCTCGAGTTGAGCGTCGACCAGAGCCGGGCCGAGTTCCGCGGCAGCAAAGGCGACGTGCGCGCCGTCATGCTGGGCGCGCGCGTGCTCTTCTGAGCGTCAGCCCTTCGGGTCGCGCCCGGCGACCTTGGGCACCAGGGCCAGCACGACCAGCGCCATCAGCGTGCTCAGCACCGCCGTCATCTCGCGGCCCAGCCCGCAGGCGATGCCGATGGCCGCCGTCATCCACACCCCCGCGGCGGTGGTGAGGCCCTGCACGTTCTCTTCGCTCTTGTTCTTGATGATCGCGCCCGCGCCGAGAAAGCCGATGCCGGCGACCACGCCCTGGATCACGCGGCTCATGTCGGCCACCTCCATGCCGCCTTGCTGCGGCACCAGCACGAAGAGCGCCGCGCCCATCGCCACCAGCATGTGGGTGCGGATCCCGGCCGCCTTGCCCTGGCTCTCGCGCTCGTAGCCGAGGATGCCGCCCAGCACGGCGGCCAGCAGCAGGCGCAGGACGATGCGGGTGATCTGTTCGGCATCCACCGCATCGGAGAACTCGGTGGCGATGGTGTCGAGGATGCGATTCCACATGTGCTTGCTCCGCGAGCTCGGGTCAGGCCCGCACGAGGCGGTTGCGGCCGCCCTGCTTGGCGGCGTAGAGGGCCCGGTCGGCACGGTCGGCACGGTCGATGATCTCATCGAGCCCCGCGTCACCCTCGTCCAGCGCCGCCACGCCCGCGCTGAAGGTGAGGTCGAAGCCGAGCGCAGGGTTCACGTCGCGGACGATCGCCGCGCGCAGCCGCTGGTCCACGGCTTCGGCCGCCGCCAGGTCCGACATGGGCAGCAGCACGCAGAACTCCTCGCCGCCGTAGCGGCCCACCAGGTCGGGCTGGCGCACGGCGTGGCGCACGGCCGCGGCGAACAGCACCAGCGCGCGGTCGCCGGTCTGGTGGCCGTGCGAGTCGTTGATGCGCTTGAAGAAGTCGATGTCGAGCATCAGCACCACCAGCCCTCGCCCATGGCGGCGCGCGAGGTTGACGTGCGGCAAGGCCTGTTCCATCCAGTGCCGGCGGTTGAGCACGCCGGTGAGGCCGTCGGTGGTGGCCAGGCGCTTGAGTTCCTGCTCGGCCTCGTCTCGGTGGGCGAGCAGGAAGGCCAGCGTGCCCGCCATCACGCAGGCATTGCTCACGATGAGGCCGACGATGTTGACCCAGTGCGCCGACTCGAAACGCGGGTACCTCTCCGGTGCCGCCACGACCAGCACCGCGCGGCACGCCACCAGCGCACCCGAGGCCAGCAGCGCCAGGCCCGCGAGCCAGCGCCAGCGCCAGTTGCCCTGCGCCTGGGGGCGCACCATCAGCCACGCCAGCCACAACATCTGCAGGCCGATGGCGGCGTTGACGACCAGAATGCGCACCACGAAGTTCTGGAACACGAGCCAGTGCACCCCA
This window harbors:
- a CDS encoding DNA ligase produces the protein MPQAAHAGGPRPLMLAGVYRAGMSLQGWWVSEKYDGVRAYWDGQALWTRHGHRIHAPAWFTHGWPAQPMDGELWAGHGRFTSAASAAARDLPDDTAWRTLRYMVFDLPAETGSFDTRIAQLRRALPRSHATLQAVAQHEATSEAALQALLHDTVHRGGEGLVLHRGASAYRGERSDDLLKLKPHLDAEATVVGHVPGRGKYDGLVGALLVETPQGLRFKLGSGLRDADRVSPPAIGSQVTYRYRGLHPDGVPRFASFVRIRAANE
- a CDS encoding MgtC/SapB family protein produces the protein MWNRILDTIATEFSDAVDAEQITRIVLRLLLAAVLGGILGYERESQGKAAGIRTHMLVAMGAALFVLVPQQGGMEVADMSRVIQGVVAGIGFLGAGAIIKNKSEENVQGLTTAAGVWMTAAIGIACGLGREMTAVLSTLMALVVLALVPKVAGRDPKG
- a CDS encoding GGDEF domain-containing protein: MKLDALTLFASMFINLTLIVGALLLGVGWKTRSGMRLWNVALVLQAVAWAALVAAYRGWPRELATLGSAAMVTGFSFMYLAAKNYLREPASMPWVVGVPMVTAGVHWLVFQNFVVRILVVNAAIGLQMLWLAWLMVRPQAQGNWRWRWLAGLALLASGALVACRAVLVVAAPERYPRFESAHWVNIVGLIVSNACVMAGTLAFLLAHRDEAEQELKRLATTDGLTGVLNRRHWMEQALPHVNLARRHGRGLVVLMLDIDFFKRINDSHGHQTGDRALVLFAAAVRHAVRQPDLVGRYGGEEFCVLLPMSDLAAAEAVDQRLRAAIVRDVNPALGFDLTFSAGVAALDEGDAGLDEIIDRADRADRALYAAKQGGRNRLVRA